Within Anolis sagrei isolate rAnoSag1 chromosome 3, rAnoSag1.mat, whole genome shotgun sequence, the genomic segment accataactcccagatggtaaagtctatttcccccaaactcctccagtgttcacatttgggcatattgagcattcatgccaagttaggtccagatccatcattgtttgaatccacagagcgctctggatgtaggtgaactacaactccaaaactcaaggtcaatgtccaccaaacccttccattattttctgttggtcatgggagttctgtgtgggaagtttggcccaattctattgttggtttggttcaagatgctctttgaccctaggtgaactatacatcccagcaatcaTAACTCCCAGATGgttaggtctatttcccccaaacatttccagtgttcacatttgggcatattgagcattcgtgccaagttaagtccagatccatcattgtttgagtccacagtgctctctggatgtaggtgaactacaactccaaaactaaaggtcaatgtccaccaaacccttccagtattttctgttggtcatgggagttctgtgtgccaaatttggttcatttccatccttggtggagctcagaatgctccttgattgtagtgaactataaatcccatcaactacaactcccaaatgacaatcccaccccaaccccaccagtattcaaatttggatgcatcgggtgtttgtgccaaatttggtccagtgaatgaaaatacatttagccaatcagatatttgcattacaaaaataatgttccacaacatgaggaactgtattaaggggtcgcggcatgaagaaggttgagaaccactgttctagaacctggccatacagcccgaaaagcctacagtacaacaacccagtgattctggccatgaaagcgttcTACAATATGTAGTCTCAGTTTGATCATCTTGGTCGTGGTGCATCTACATTGGCAGAAGGAAGGGGATATTTGGCCATGGTCAAGATGATGATCAGCTCAGATAGAGAAATTCAGTGATCCTGATCACAAGATATAGGACGGAAGCTGCAGTTTGAGAGGCAGCCTTTGGGACATGATTGGAAGGTGTGCTTCATTGTCCTTACAGTGTAGCAGAACTGGTGTATCTCTGAATGCCAGCGCTGGAATACCTTTCCAGAGCCAACATTATATGAAAATCTTGAACTCATCATACTGCCTGAATATGTTTTGGGCTATAGCAAGCATGGGGAACATGCTGCCctcttgaatgcaattttcatcTGGCCTAGCCAGCATAATGGATGGCGggagatgggaattgtagtccaccccATCTAAGCTCCAAATTGCCCACCCTGGTGTACAGTAAACCCATTCTGTTTGGTGTTTCTTCACAAACATTACTGGAAACCAAATGTTTGTGAAGAAATACCAAATttctctgaggattacctgggaaggaatcccactggagcattgcagcgcacccaaatacctgggagtcactctggaccgttctctgacctacaagaagcactgcctaaacatcaagcaaaaagtgggcgctagaaacaatatcatacgaaagttgactggcacaacctggggatcacaaccagacacagtgaagacatctgcccttgtgctatgctactctgctgctgagtatgcatgcccagtgtggaacacatttcaccacactaaagcagtggatgtggctcttaatgagacatgccgcattgtcacggggtgtctgcgccctacactactggagaaattacactgcttagctggtattgcaccacctgacatccgccgggaagtagcagccaatagggaaaggaccaaggcagtgacatctccagctcatcccttgtttgggtatcagccagcacgtcaatgacttaaatcaagaaatagttttcttagatctacagagacactcgctggaacacctcagcaagcgagagtccaaaagtggcaggctcaaacccaacacctcaatccgtgggtgataccagatgagagactccctcctgggcacacagaagactgggcgacttggaaggcactgaacagactgcgctctggcaccacaagatgcagagccaacctcaagaaatggggctacaaagctgaatccacgacatgctagtgcagagaagagcaaaccacagacaacctgctgcaatgcaacctgagccctgctacatgctcaatggaggaccttcttgcggcaacaccagaggcactccaagtggccagatactggtcaaaggacatttaatcaactaccaagtttgcaaaatttgtggttttttgtttgtttgttttgttctgttagaaatgtaatacaatggtatggttgctgatgacacgataaataaaataaataccaaatTGAATGTGTGAATGTATGAATAACTGTAATGTATACACCAAAGGGATCTGGTAGCACCTCTGAGACTAAAGGGGAGAAAGACATTGATAGGATAAGCTTTCACAAGCTTAAGTCTGCTTCATCAGATATATATTGTATACGGATTACAGGATGGTCTGTGGGGGTTTTCACTATAGATCAGATGGGGCGCATGGTTGTAAAAGGTGTCTACTTTTCAGATTGCTGTGGTATGTTTTCCTAAAATCTCTCTTGTATTTCATGATCAGGCCTTTGGCTTCATGACCAGAGTAGCTCTACAGGCAGAAAAGCTGGACCACCACCCTGAATGGTTTAATGTCTACAACAAGGTAAGGGAAGAGGTGgctcaaaatgtatttttatgcttatactagctgtcctttgcccagtctggtgatctggaaaataaagtaatggtttctaatatatgtaattcctttatgcttatgggtaaaaagtatttcttcttgtttctatatcagtgttgatgtggagattgtctggtttgcctactctcaaacatgcaacatatcattgtcctttttggggtccctttcaaatctatgatattatatctcttgtgcattgtatatagcTGTtgaagtcttttttaaaaaaaaagtttataaaaactttgaaaatttccccaaaatccatggataagtgaaacgttctgaaaatTGGtcggctaacagtggtaaatgtgttcacTACCATTTTAGCAAGTTTCACGTCAATAGCTGTAAAAACGAggaaaaggagcccctgaagtttccccaattattatttactagccaccccctgccacgcgttgctgtggcccagtctgtgtatatgtgttttgtgtgtgcatatgtgtgtttgcatatatatatgcaaacaactAAGACGACAGAACGGATGAGGACTGAATATGACGACATAGTTTTAAAATTTGTATTGTTCACTGGTTGGATGTTTTTAGATATAGtgtaatgtgatgttttatttttattgatgtatgtattttatatatggcatcgaattgtgccgattgtttgccgccctgagtcgcctttgggctgatatgggtggggtagaaatgatataaataataaataaataaatatatggttttgcgcatgcctTGTAAGgtatttttaggggttttttttgttttttaagtctcttctgctgtgtttttcagtgttttatgagtggtggtcacttgttggcctgataggtgtcttgtgtccaaatttggtgtcaatttgtccaatggtttatgagttatgttaatcccacaaatgaacattacatttttatttataaagatttatttatttatttacgacatttatagcctgcctttctcaaccatatgccgactcaaggcgggttacagattggcacgatcatggtatccttctgggatgggtctcgggggcacggtcctgtcgtggctccggtcgttcctggagggtcgatcccagatggtgaagctgggagacgcctggtCAGAcccctgtggggtcccgcaaggctcctttctgtctcccatgcttttttaacatctacatgaaactgctaggagaggtcatccggagttttggagttgggtgccatctctatgcagatgacacacaactctactactcctttccacctaactccaaggaggcctctcgggtgctggatgagtgcctggccgctgtggctatctggatgaggatgaacaagctgaagattaatcctgacaagacagaggtcctcctggttgatcgtaaaccggatcggggtatagggtggcaacctgtgctggacggggttacactctccctgaagtcacaggttcgcagtttgggtgtcctccaggattcatcacttacgcttgaggctcaggcgtcagcggtggccgggagggcttttgcacaattgagactcatgcgccaactgcgaccgtacctcgtaaaggctgatctggccggggtggtccataccttggtcacctctagattggactactgtaatgcgctctatgtggggctgcccttgaaaacggctcggaaattccaactggtccaacattcggcggccaggttgttaactggtgctccttacagagagaggtcaaccctcctgtttaaggagctccattggctgccattcatcttccggtcccaattcaaggtgcaggtgcttacctacaaagccccaaacggtttgggacccgcctacctgcgtgaccgcaactccatatatgaacccacacgatcccttagatcatctggagaggctctgctcatgatcccacctgcgtcgcaagtgtgtttggtggggatgagggacagggccttctctgtggtggcccccgactctggaactgtctccccaaggacatcagacaagccccaactttggcagtctttaggaagagcgtgaagacctggctgttccagtgtgcctttccagaataggaaactcctagcatcatgtcccaattgcactttgttagagatttaggattgtctgcacattgcacctacctccaaaaacctctacatttcacctgtcatgtccagcactttttaaatttgtccattacatttggcccggccttaggttttaaatgcgtcatggtgtcattgtttttagtgttttattgtttgcttgatgttttattatttgctttatgagttttactgttgtatttgtatgctgttgttttgttggcggccttggcctttttagccgcatcgagtccttcgggagatgttagcggggtataaataaagttaataaataataatagtagtaatttaattatgcacatgcgcaattactgtaatgaaatttcattactcttgttatGGTAACGAATCTTTCACACGCTATACTTTAGAAACGAAGTGCCAACACCCTCCAGTTTTGTAATGATTgttgaactatttttttttcatcGATCGCACGTGCCCAGTATCTGCAGCCTTGACTGCATACTGAATTCATACAAACATTTTAAGTTATGAAACCTGCACTAATTATGATACTTTTTTATTTCAGGTTCACATAACCTTAAGCACACATGAATGTGGAGGCTTATCGGAGCGGGACATCAACTTGGCCAGTTTCATAGAACAAGTTGCAAACACATTGGCCTAGATGCCACCCATAAGCTTTTTCTGGCAGCAGAAGCAGTGAGTGTCCAAGTGGAGAAGTGCATTGTTCCAACCAAAGACAGCATATAATACCGATCACATCATATTCAGAAAACCCACTTTTAAGTACATCTGACGTCTTAATGTATCGTATGATGATTCCACGTGCCAGTGTGGGAAACCAGTGCTCTGCAACTTCATTACCTTGTCTTCAACGCTCTTCTAGGAAGTTATAGCTTTGCAATATTCAGTATTAGTATTCTTGCAAGTCTCTGTCCATGCAGTATTACAGTGAGAGGCCAATCTGTGCTGGAGTTAATTATAATAAAGATGATTTGTGTAATATAAAGGAAAGTGGTTTATAAATactgtttgttggttttgttattgggtttttaatattttagctATCAACCACCATAAAGCAGAATACTGCTGTTACAAGACACTTTGAGTTTGTCaactcttttttgttttgttttgtttttctgaacTTTGAATACAATACTTGGATGCACTTACAATGAAAGAATGgcttctgaacacattccagacCTCAAATTGTAATTTCAATATAAGAATTGAATCCACATCCTTTTATATGTAAGTCTATTCCTCCAAACTTTTTTCATTTGGTAAATTTAGCTTaggtataaaaatatttttgctattagtaaacaatataaataaaataaaaacagaaaaatataatgaattgggaaaaagatgatattaagatggtatagaacccctgaacaattggcttatatgttaaaaggaaagaattcgaaGAGTTGGCatttgtaataaagaaaaaggtacttactcacacatgtggtgggagtgttctgaaataaaaaaattctggcaaatgatacaaggaaaaattcaggagatattccagataaaaattcaaattaataatgatttgctacttcggggagtgttggatcatccTAGTATAATAAGTAATTGCCAGAAGTTATTTAAGGTAATAATAAGAGCAGCCCACGCGGTGATTtctagaggatggaaagacaaatcgaaatggacgttaagtaattggaatgattatatctATGACCAAGTGTTGTTAGATattacgggaattatgactaaCCAAGCACCAAGAATGGATAAAGAAAAGATCATtataaatagatggaaggtctacttcaactgggtgaaaaatggaggagccaacgatcacatcaaagaaaaaaatacaaagactctacaagtggctggatctgcaagattagtagaaatataatgtggttgaggagggagggagggagagggagggaaggtggggaTACTGTaatctacaccagtgtaaattagcataatgtctttaatatttgttgaattactcaggatttatatgtgtaacacttgaAATTTAGCttattgatttgtgtttataacatAATATGTTTAAAAAAAGGTGAAAAAGATGGAATATAAGACGGaacagttaaaaaaattaaaaaataaaacacacacacacaaaaataaaacacaaaaaaagTTAATAATCTTGGAGATCTACCAGAGGTATCCAATCTACGTTCTGCCCAACTCTAGGCAGCTGGGTTGAGCACAAACAGTGAGCCACAAGAGAAAAGCTTGGAAAATATAGCTTCATACCATAGTTCTCAAAGTCCTGGAGACACCATGGTCATGTGAACTAGGGGAATCTGATAGTTGTAATAAAAATGTGAAGCTCTGGTAGACTAGACCCAAAAGATCTCCCCAGCAGAAATGGAATATAATAGTACTAgatgtacccgccacacattgctgtggccaacctttcctcccggtttatctcctcctttctcttccttccctccccctttccttccttccttccttttctcccccccccccccttccttctctgcctgttcttggattgcaactcccagcagttctccCAATCattctatctacttatctatatatctctatctaatctatctggaggattgctgggaattgcagtccaggaatagaaaatgggaaatatgcaggaattggggtgttctcaaagagatccaaggagaagaaagcttgcatcttggaagtggtgcatttggatcatccttctctcctaaagggcctgttcTAGGGGATGGTGGGagatgtagtctggaagagagtgtggatatgctattgtgtgttgttTGCCAGGGCTGTAGTgtccttttgcttttttggcattttaagtcccttttgctgtgtttttcagtgtttttatgagtgatggtcacttgttggcccgataggtatattgtgttcaaatttcgttgcaattcgtccagttgtttttgagttatgttaatcccacaaacgaacattacatttttatttatatagactagccgtcccctgctatgcattgctgtggcccagtctggtgatgtggaaaatgagatggtgttggtttctaatatatgtaatttctttatgcttgtgggtaaacagtatttcttgctgtttctttgtcagtgttgatgtggagat encodes:
- the PCBD1 gene encoding pterin-4-alpha-carbinolamine dehydratase, whose protein sequence is MAGKAHRLSGEEREQLLPTLRAVGWNEVEGRDAICKEFHFKDFNRAFGFMTRVALQAEKLDHHPEWFNVYNKVHITLSTHECGGLSERDINLASFIEQVANTLA